From the genome of Leptospira langatensis:
CCAGAGGAATGAGACGAGCATAGTAGAGCTCTATAGTGTCGTAAATGAGATCACAAATAACGACCTGAAATACGGGCAAGGAGTCTCCAAATGGAATTTCTCCATACAAGACCAGGAAGTCTGCGTGGATATGAGATCCGAATCCGTATACCATGTCCAAAAACATAAGACGGGTAGAGGCACAGAGAATCTCATCTACAGGATCTCCGGCCTGGGAGGAAAAGTAGAGATGTCCTTAATGGAAAATCTGTACGAGATCCATATAAAGATCCCAGTAAGTAAGTTTTCTGTAATATTGTAATATAAAAGAATAGGCGGCATAGCAAAATGAAGACATCCGATGTAAAAGTAGGGATCGTAGAGAACGACGAGAATTTCAGACAGCAAATCCTGAAGGCCTTGGAGTCGATTCCGGAGATAGGAGGCATTTATTATTGGGAATCAGCGGAAGCCTATCTCTCCGACGAGAAAGGGCGGAGCCTGGACATACTATTCTTGGATATTATGCTTTCGAATATGAACGGGGTGGAGCTGGCAGGAAAGATCTCTGCAAGGGATCCTGAGATCAGTAAGATCATGCTTTCCAATATGAATTCGGATGAGTTGATCTACGAATCCCTTCGAAATGGAGCGATCGGTTATATACTCAAGTCGGAACTTAAGGATATTACCGATGTGATAGATACGGTGCTCAAGGGAGGCGCTATCATTACTCCGACCATCGCCTTTCGAGTATTAAATAGTTTTAAGCAAAAGGATATTTCCGGGGAGTTCAAGCTTACCCCTAAGGAAAAGCAGATCCTAGACGAAATGGTAAAAGGGAAAACGATCGGAAGAGTGGCAGAGTTCTTAGGGGTGAGTAAGTATACGGTCCAACATCACGTTAAGAATATCTACAAAAAGCTCAACGTGCACAATAGGGCCGAGCTGGTAAGAAAGGCGAGCGATATCGGTCTATTACCTTAGGGACTAGGCGACGTGACAATTGAACCTTCTTTTTTTTCACTTTTTTTAGGAATTCGTTCATAAGCCGTTTAAGATTCATTCACATCATACGTCTATTGAACTAAATCACTTGTTTGTTTTCATTAGGGAGGAATAATGAAAGGGACGGTTGCTGGAATCAACGAGCGCTTTAGCAGAATGATCATACTAACGGACTCCGGATATACGTTCGGGATCGGAAATGTAGAATATATGCAATTAGATCATATAGTCACTGGGGATTTAAGAAGCAACGGAACTGAGATACTGACGAATATTACGTCAGGAGATGATTTCATTCTGGATATTGAGGCCTATGATTGCGATAAAGAATCCGCACTCACACTCTTAAACGAAGATTGATCTTCAGTTCTATCGTTTAGTGAAACCCGAAGAACCCTTGGGCCTTCGGGTTTTTTATTTTCTGATCGTACTTAACTTCGATTAAGAAGCAAGATTACTTAACTCATCTAAGAAGGAGACTGCAAAGCTTCCTGTTCCCTGGGATTTCTTGGCAGCGATTGCTCCCACATGACCGAATACGGCCGAAGCAGAAACGGCAGCTTGTAATCTGTCCTTTTGGACAGCTAACATGGATGCGATGAGTGCGCCTAAGGAACAACCTACTCCAGTCACCTTAGTCATCAGGATATGACCTCCCGGAACGGCTATAGTCTCTTTTCCATCGGTGATATAATCGATCTCCCCGCTGACTGCGACCACTGCTCCTGTTCGTGCTGCGAGTTCTTTTGCAATATCCACTGCTTCGCTGGACTTAGCAGTAGAATCCACTCCCTTACCGCCTCCGGAAGCACCGGCTAACGCTAGGACCTCGGACGCATTCCCGCGGATCACGGTAGGCTTGTAATTCAATAGTTCGGTTGCGATCTCCGTTCTATACCTGAGCGCTCCCGCCGCGACTGGATCCAAGACCCATGGGGTCCCCGCTTTTTGAGCTGCAATTGCAGCAGCCTTGATCGCCTTTGCATCAAAACTAGTGATCGTTCCTACGTTAATTAAAACGCCTCCTGCGATCGCTGCAAAGTCGGAGACTTCTTCTTCTGCGATGACCATGGCGGGAGAAGCTCCTGCTGCAAGAAGGACATTCGCAGTCCAGTTGGTGACCACTATATTTGTAAGTACGTGAGTGAGGGGGGCCTTGGCTCTGACTTCTTTTAGGTCGGCAAGAATTTCGGGGGCCGACCAAGTTTTCTCTTTATAGACTGACATTCGCTTTCTCCTGGGAGACCTGTTCCCGGTTCGGGTTGATTTTCCCAATAGCTCAGGAGAAGGGCCAGAAGCCAAACAAAAATGGATTTTAAAAGAGATTCGGAACAAAGAGGAAGGAGTTCCTTCACTCCTTGTTCCAATGGGGCGATTATCGTCCGAATTTAGCGGTGAGTTTTCCTTCTGCCAATTTCATAGAGTTGGCATAGAATCCAACCATGGCTCCGGAAGCGTCAGCATCCAAAGGGATCTTGTCTTTTAGAGCGATCACTTTGAAGATATAACGGTGAGGCTTGTCTCCCTTAGGAGGGCAAGGTCCGCCATATCCCGGTTTGCCGAAGTCGGTCCTTCCTTGGATGGCTCCTGCAGGAAGTGGTCCCTTCTCGTTTCCTGCCTTAGCAGCAAGACCGGTCGCATCCGCAGGGATATTGAAGACGGTCCAATGCCACCAACCGCTTCCGGTAGGAGCGTCCGGATCGTACATGGTCACTGCGAAAAATTTAGTGTCCTTAGGGGCTCCGGTCCATTGCAGGTCCGGAGAAAAATTCTCTCCGGTGCAGCCGAAACTGGAAAACACTTGGGCGTTCCCGATCATAGCACCTTCTTTTACAGAAGAACTAGTCACCTTTAGATCCGCGGCAAATGCCGAACCGGCTAACAATAAAACGGCTAAGACCAAACCGTTTCGGAAAGATTGAAATCTCTTCATAAAACCTCCGAGTTCTTTCGAAGGAGAGAATACATAAGAATATGCGCCGCGCATTCCAAATTTGGAAAAAAACAGGGCTTATGTCCGGACTCGATCAAGGATTGTGCCGTTCCGATCAGTTAGGCTTGTTTCCTTTCGGAGAACAGTGGGGGAATAGCCAAATCTGTCCCGGAATCGGACCGCAAACCTGGAAGCGGAATCGTATCCTGCTTCCTTAGCGATCTCACCAATGGAGCGATCTGTTGCCTGCAATAGGGACAGGGCAAAGGACATTCGAACGTCTATGAGTATTTCGGAGAAAGAGACATTCTCTCCAGCCAGCCTTCTTCGCAAGGTCGCCTCGCTAATTTCCAATCGGTCCGCTATATCGATTGCCTGCCAATCTCGGGCCGGGGTAGAGCTTAAAAGATTACGCACCTTTTGGGACACAGTTTCAGAAGAAGGGACCTTGAATTTCTTTCCAAACTCTCCCATCCAAAGAAGGATCTCCGTCACTCTATGAGCTGCGATCTGCTCCGAGATGTTCATCCGAGTGGTGATGGATTCTGTGGCAAGACGGAATGCGTCGGTAAATCCTTCGCCTAATGGGGAGAATACGAATGCGGATTCTATATTCTCCAGATCGTCCCGAATGGGCTTGTAGTTTTGGATGACATTCGGATGGAATGCGATCCAGGCGGACTGGAATTCGTCTCCGGAAGGACGGTTGACCACATCGAATGCCTGGCCTCCTGCGATTGCCACTGCCTCTCCCTCTCGGATCACGAACTCATTCTCGTTACCTTTTAGGGTCTTGGTTCCTTTTCGAACGAATACGAGTGTAGGAAGATCGGCTACGATCCGAGCCAAATACAATTCACTTTTCTGGATGACTGTGGCAGCTAACCCGACACCTTCTCTGGATTGGATGGCTCGTTTCATTGGGCTCTTTTTCCGAATAGCATCCAACTTAGACCGACCGATCCGGTCACTTTAGCGGGATTTTGACTAAAAAAATGACGATTATATTGGAGCCGATCGTAGCTTTTACTAACGAAAGTCTTGGTCTTCCAAGACATCTGGCAGGTGCTATAGGGCGCAAGATCTCGGATCTGCGGCTTCTACTCCTAAGAATCACCTTGAAGAAATATATTTCCAAAAGATCGCTATCTCAAAAGAAAGACCCATATTTCGTTTCATTTATTGGATGCGTTCTTTCTCTCTCTTCCTTACGAATAAAAAAAGAATTTATTTTATTCCATGCCGATCGGATACAAGCCTGAATAAAAAGCTAAATCCTTGTTTGAATTTATAGAGTATTCATAATATTTAATATAATTGATCCTTAAACAATATATTGAACGGGCGCGAAAGAAATAAAAAGAGGGTCTCTCGCTCGGATTCAAGTTCGTATACTCGATTTAAAATAGGAAAAGCGAACCTACAGGAGACCCTCTATGGCTGACAATGGCCAAACTCAACATTCTCTCGGAGACAGATCCGCCCGAGTACTTGCGAATACTACCAAAACCCCGCCTCAATACGATCTGATCACGCCTAGATGGCTTGTCCGTTTATTGGATTGGAAACCATTGGAATCCGGGACACTTAGAGTAAATCGTGTCAAGGACAACAGTTCTGTGGACGTTCTCTGCGGACAGAAGGATGAACAACCACTTCCGGAAACATTCGTAGACTACGAAGAAAAGCCGAGAGAATACACGTTAAGCGCTATTTCTACCGTTCTGGATGTGCATACACGGGTTTCGGATCTTTTTAGTAGTCCTCACGATCAGATCAAAGAACAATTACGTCTTACCATTGAAAGCGTAAAAGAAAGACAGGAAAGCGAACTCATCAATAACGACGATTACGGACTACTGAAGAATGTTCCGAAGGGTCAGAGGATCCAAACGAGAAAGGGAGCTCCTACACCTGACGATCTGGACGAGCTGATCGCGAAAGTATGGAAGGAGCCTTC
Proteins encoded in this window:
- a CDS encoding response regulator transcription factor, which translates into the protein MKTSDVKVGIVENDENFRQQILKALESIPEIGGIYYWESAEAYLSDEKGRSLDILFLDIMLSNMNGVELAGKISARDPEISKIMLSNMNSDELIYESLRNGAIGYILKSELKDITDVIDTVLKGGAIITPTIAFRVLNSFKQKDISGEFKLTPKEKQILDEMVKGKTIGRVAEFLGVSKYTVQHHVKNIYKKLNVHNRAELVRKASDIGLLP
- a CDS encoding helix-turn-helix domain-containing protein — protein: MKRAIQSREGVGLAATVIQKSELYLARIVADLPTLVFVRKGTKTLKGNENEFVIREGEAVAIAGGQAFDVVNRPSGDEFQSAWIAFHPNVIQNYKPIRDDLENIESAFVFSPLGEGFTDAFRLATESITTRMNISEQIAAHRVTEILLWMGEFGKKFKVPSSETVSQKVRNLLSSTPARDWQAIDIADRLEISEATLRRRLAGENVSFSEILIDVRMSFALSLLQATDRSIGEIAKEAGYDSASRFAVRFRDRFGYSPTVLRKETSLTDRNGTILDRVRT
- a CDS encoding family 2A encapsulin nanocompartment shell protein; translated protein: MADNGQTQHSLGDRSARVLANTTKTPPQYDLITPRWLVRLLDWKPLESGTLRVNRVKDNSSVDVLCGQKDEQPLPETFVDYEEKPREYTLSAISTVLDVHTRVSDLFSSPHDQIKEQLRLTIESVKERQESELINNDDYGLLKNVPKGQRIQTRKGAPTPDDLDELIAKVWKEPSFFLAHPLAVAAFGRECTRRGVPPATVSLFGSQFLTWRGLPIIPTNKLLVGGESSPKAPGGTTNILLLRVGEKKQGVVGLYQPGLPGEQTPGLSVRFMGINRSAIGSYLISLYCSAAVLTNDAIGVLENVDVGNYYDYK
- a CDS encoding YbhB/YbcL family Raf kinase inhibitor-like protein; the encoded protein is MKRFQSFRNGLVLAVLLLAGSAFAADLKVTSSSVKEGAMIGNAQVFSSFGCTGENFSPDLQWTGAPKDTKFFAVTMYDPDAPTGSGWWHWTVFNIPADATGLAAKAGNEKGPLPAGAIQGRTDFGKPGYGGPCPPKGDKPHRYIFKVIALKDKIPLDADASGAMVGFYANSMKLAEGKLTAKFGR
- the thiM gene encoding hydroxyethylthiazole kinase, whose amino-acid sequence is MSVYKEKTWSAPEILADLKEVRAKAPLTHVLTNIVVTNWTANVLLAAGASPAMVIAEEEVSDFAAIAGGVLINVGTITSFDAKAIKAAAIAAQKAGTPWVLDPVAAGALRYRTEIATELLNYKPTVIRGNASEVLALAGASGGGKGVDSTAKSSEAVDIAKELAARTGAVVAVSGEIDYITDGKETIAVPGGHILMTKVTGVGCSLGALIASMLAVQKDRLQAAVSASAVFGHVGAIAAKKSQGTGSFAVSFLDELSNLAS